In Candidatus Woesearchaeota archaeon, one genomic interval encodes:
- a CDS encoding DsbA family protein, which translates to MVKQRNQTQKEDTTLEWTKIVLLVIQAILLFALVLQVRSLGGIATAPTNAESEGNTQVQAPPTQTPPTQPQPGGEVDLKALMDDDPVKGNPDAPVTIVEFSDYQCPFCGRHFQQTYPQLVKDYIDTGKVKLVYRDFPLSFHPEAQKAAEAAECAGEQGKYWEMHDKLFQNQQSLGVANYKKWARELGLDGSKFDTCLDSGKMANEVKKDMADGQAAGVRGTPSFFINGRPVRGAQPFSVFQGIIEDELAKQ; encoded by the coding sequence ATGGTAAAACAAAGAAACCAAACACAAAAAGAAGATACAACATTAGAATGGACAAAGATCGTCCTGCTCGTTATTCAGGCAATCCTGCTCTTCGCCCTTGTTTTGCAGGTGCGAAGCCTTGGCGGAATTGCAACAGCACCAACCAACGCTGAATCAGAAGGAAACACGCAAGTCCAAGCGCCACCAACCCAAACACCGCCGACGCAGCCTCAGCCGGGAGGAGAAGTCGACCTCAAAGCACTCATGGACGACGACCCCGTCAAGGGAAATCCTGACGCTCCAGTAACAATCGTTGAGTTCAGCGATTACCAATGCCCCTTCTGCGGAAGGCATTTCCAGCAAACCTACCCTCAACTCGTAAAGGACTACATCGACACTGGAAAAGTTAAGCTCGTCTACCGCGACTTCCCACTCTCCTTCCATCCTGAAGCGCAAAAAGCTGCTGAGGCGGCAGAGTGCGCAGGAGAGCAGGGCAAATACTGGGAGATGCATGATAAACTCTTCCAAAACCAGCAAAGCTTGGGCGTGGCCAATTACAAGAAGTGGGCGCGCGAACTCGGCCTTGACGGCTCAAAATTCGACACCTGCCTTGATTCAGGAAAAATGGCCAACGAGGTCAAAAAAGACATGGCAGACGGGCAGGCAGCAGGTGTTCGCGGCACACCCAGCTTCTTCATTAACGGGCGGCCTGTACGAGGAGCCCAGCCGTTCAGCGTCTTCCAAGGCATTATTGAAGACGAGCTGGCTAAACAATAA